The proteins below come from a single Acidimicrobiia bacterium genomic window:
- a CDS encoding STAS domain-containing protein, which yields MSLPLHELELDVRDGALVATVVGEIDLTNVAAIEGRILEVARRERVRVVVLDMSRVEYLDSAAFAAIQRIAAVVPVKLAVARTATVYRAVIVAGLDRMAPTFETVAAALRSNG from the coding sequence ATGAGCTTGCCGCTGCACGAGCTTGAGCTCGACGTGCGCGACGGCGCGCTCGTCGCCACCGTCGTCGGCGAGATCGACCTGACGAACGTCGCCGCGATCGAGGGGCGGATCCTCGAGGTCGCACGGCGCGAGCGCGTGCGCGTCGTCGTCCTCGACATGTCGCGCGTCGAGTACCTCGACAGCGCGGCGTTCGCCGCCATTCAGCGCATCGCCGCGGTCGTCCCGGTCAAGCTGGCCGTCGCACGGACGGCGACGGTGTACCGCGCGGTGATCGTCGCGGGCCTCGACCGGATGGCACCGACGTTCGAGACGGTCGCCGCGGCGCTGCGCTCGAACGGCTGA
- a CDS encoding alpha/beta hydrolase — protein sequence MDDRARAWLDRGSHATWSAGGRDVRVFHAECGPRDAPLVLLVHGFPTSSIDWCDVVDVLAERYRVACLDFPGYGFSDKPPDWPYSISLDAQLLHHYVVDVLGASRCRVVAHDRGDSVALLLHERIARGEVDGLALDHLVLANGNIFLPLANLTEFQKRVLDPAGWEAVRDLVTADALAQGMGASTFTPPRGPDDPTVAALATTFAFADGTAVLHDTIQYLRERAEHEVTWLRSLATSDVPTTVVWGMCDTVSPPRVATHVWEHYVRAKPGSNELWLVPDANHYLQNDRPDAFVDVVVRAFERTGPRPPGPVGDGPGAPVRIDHSAARLPDATDVFAI from the coding sequence ATGGACGACCGCGCCCGCGCGTGGCTCGACCGTGGGAGCCACGCGACGTGGAGCGCGGGCGGGCGCGACGTGCGCGTCTTCCACGCCGAGTGCGGTCCGCGTGACGCGCCGCTCGTGCTCCTCGTGCACGGGTTCCCGACGAGCAGCATCGACTGGTGCGACGTCGTGGACGTGCTGGCCGAGCGGTACCGCGTCGCGTGCCTCGACTTCCCGGGGTACGGCTTCTCGGACAAGCCCCCCGACTGGCCGTACAGCATCTCGCTCGACGCGCAGCTGCTCCACCACTACGTCGTCGACGTGCTCGGCGCGAGCCGCTGCCGCGTCGTCGCGCACGACCGGGGCGACAGCGTCGCGCTGCTCCTGCACGAGCGCATCGCGCGCGGCGAGGTCGACGGCCTCGCGCTCGACCACCTCGTCCTCGCCAACGGGAACATCTTCCTGCCCCTCGCCAACCTCACCGAGTTCCAGAAGCGCGTGCTCGACCCCGCGGGGTGGGAGGCGGTGCGCGACCTCGTGACCGCCGACGCGCTCGCGCAGGGCATGGGAGCCTCCACGTTCACGCCGCCGCGCGGGCCCGACGACCCGACGGTCGCCGCGCTCGCGACGACGTTCGCGTTCGCGGACGGGACGGCCGTGCTGCACGACACGATCCAGTACCTGCGCGAACGCGCCGAGCACGAGGTGACCTGGCTGCGGTCGCTCGCGACCAGCGACGTGCCCACGACCGTCGTCTGGGGCATGTGCGACACCGTCTCGCCGCCGCGCGTCGCGACCCACGTGTGGGAGCACTACGTGCGCGCGAAGCCGGGCTCGAACGAGCTGTGGCTCGTTCCCGACGCGAACCACTACCTGCAGAACGACCGGCCCGACGCGTTCGTCGACGTCGTCGTGCGGGCGTTCGAGCGGACGGGACCGCGCCCGCCCGGTCCGGTCGGCGACGGCCCCGGGGCGCCCGTCCGGATCGACCACTCGGCAGCACGACTCCCCGACGCGACCGACGTCTTCGCGATCTGA
- a CDS encoding alpha/beta hydrolase, with amino-acid sequence MDAVIVDPEIEPLLELVPISTLTPEVLTELRTARLAVFADLNAALTDDVARTDHVVGDDPNVFVRVHRAQTQDGPLPCVYSIHGGGYVMGSVDMDDARFARWCPELGCVGVSVEYRLAPETPYPGPLDDCYAGLRWTYEHADELGIDRDRIGIAGVSAGGGLAAALALLARDRGEVPLAFQLLECPMLDDRQTTSSSRLDGLPVWSRESNTFGWRAYLGDRYGGDVPAYAAPARADDLSGLPPALVIAGGADGFRDEDVLYALRLNQAGVPAELHVLPGAPHGVQMFLGSALARRWDALVTEWLTLQLAA; translated from the coding sequence ATGGACGCCGTCATCGTCGACCCCGAGATCGAACCGCTGCTCGAGCTCGTCCCGATCTCGACGCTCACACCCGAGGTCCTGACCGAGCTCCGCACCGCGCGGCTCGCAGTGTTCGCAGACCTGAACGCGGCGCTCACCGACGACGTCGCCCGTACCGACCACGTCGTCGGCGACGACCCGAACGTCTTCGTGCGCGTGCACCGGGCGCAGACCCAGGACGGTCCCCTCCCCTGCGTGTACTCGATCCACGGCGGCGGTTACGTCATGGGATCGGTCGACATGGACGACGCGCGCTTCGCGCGCTGGTGCCCGGAGCTCGGCTGCGTGGGTGTGTCGGTCGAGTACCGGCTCGCGCCCGAGACGCCGTATCCCGGCCCGCTCGACGACTGCTACGCGGGGCTGCGCTGGACGTACGAGCACGCCGACGAGCTCGGCATCGACCGCGACCGGATCGGCATCGCAGGTGTGAGCGCGGGCGGCGGGCTCGCGGCCGCGCTCGCGCTGCTGGCGCGCGACCGCGGCGAGGTCCCGCTCGCGTTCCAGCTCCTCGAGTGCCCGATGCTCGACGACCGCCAGACCACGTCGTCGAGCCGTCTGGACGGCCTGCCGGTCTGGAGCCGGGAGTCGAACACGTTCGGGTGGCGCGCGTACCTCGGCGACCGCTACGGCGGTGACGTCCCCGCGTACGCCGCGCCGGCGCGCGCCGACGACCTCAGCGGCCTGCCGCCTGCGCTCGTGATCGCGGGGGGCGCCGACGGCTTCCGGGACGAGGACGTGCTGTACGCGCTGCGCCTGAACCAGGCCGGTGTGCCGGCCGAGCTGCACGTGCTCCCAGGCGCGCCGCACGGTGTGCAGATGTTCCTCGGATCCGCGCTCGCCCGGCGCTGGGACGCGCTCGTGACGGAGTGGCTCACGCTGCAGCTCGCCGCGTGA
- a CDS encoding amidohydrolase family protein, with product MALPLDQVKVIDADTHMTEAHDLWTSRAPSKWRDRVPHVTKVDGAATWVVDGAVLGRAGAGGVIDREGHKGRSFEGLYEWEIEQAHVAAYDPRARVELLDEIGIWAQIVFPGVVGLGGQGLADVVEDVELRTVCLEIFNDASAQLQDESGNRLLPMALLPGWDVDASVREVERAAGLGLRGVNLTSDPQDLGAPDLANRAWDPLWEACASLHMPVHFHIGASLTTMNYFGTYPWDSHDDDTKLAIGGTLLFIGNARVVVNIICSGMLERYPELKIVSVESGAGWIPFILEALDYEMAENAPGLRASLSMSPSDYFKRQIYATTWFEHTDLAQIVAAVGEDNIMFETDFPHPTCLYPDPLKTAEGNMRALSPSVQRKILGENAASLYRL from the coding sequence ATGGCACTCCCGCTCGACCAGGTGAAGGTGATCGACGCGGACACCCACATGACGGAGGCGCACGACCTGTGGACCAGCCGCGCGCCGAGCAAGTGGCGCGACCGCGTGCCGCACGTGACGAAGGTCGACGGCGCGGCGACGTGGGTCGTCGACGGCGCGGTGCTCGGCCGGGCCGGCGCGGGGGGCGTCATCGACCGGGAGGGCCACAAGGGCCGGTCGTTCGAGGGCCTCTACGAGTGGGAGATCGAGCAGGCCCACGTCGCCGCGTACGACCCGCGTGCGCGCGTCGAGCTGCTCGACGAGATCGGCATCTGGGCCCAGATCGTGTTCCCAGGCGTGGTCGGGCTCGGTGGCCAGGGACTCGCCGACGTCGTGGAGGACGTCGAGCTGCGGACCGTCTGCCTCGAGATCTTCAACGACGCGAGCGCGCAGCTCCAGGACGAGTCGGGGAACCGGCTGCTGCCGATGGCGTTGCTGCCCGGGTGGGACGTCGACGCGTCGGTGCGTGAGGTGGAACGCGCGGCGGGCCTCGGACTTCGCGGCGTCAACCTCACGTCCGACCCGCAGGACCTCGGCGCGCCCGACCTCGCCAATCGCGCGTGGGACCCGCTGTGGGAGGCGTGCGCGTCGCTGCACATGCCCGTGCACTTCCACATCGGTGCGAGCCTCACGACGATGAACTACTTCGGCACGTACCCGTGGGACTCGCACGACGACGACACCAAGCTCGCGATCGGCGGGACGCTGCTGTTCATCGGCAACGCGCGCGTCGTCGTCAACATCATCTGCTCGGGGATGCTCGAGCGGTACCCGGAGCTCAAGATCGTGTCCGTCGAGAGCGGCGCGGGATGGATCCCGTTCATCCTCGAGGCGCTCGACTACGAGATGGCGGAGAACGCGCCCGGCCTGCGCGCGTCGCTGTCGATGAGCCCGTCGGACTACTTCAAGCGTCAGATCTACGCGACGACCTGGTTCGAGCACACGGACCTCGCGCAGATCGTCGCCGCGGTCGGCGAGGACAACATCATGTTCGAGACCGACTTCCCGCACCCGACGTGCCTGTACCCGGATCCCCTGAAGACGGCCGAGGGCAACATGCGCGCGCTCTCGCCGAGCGTGCAGCGCAAGATCCTCGGGGAGAACGCGGCGTCGCTCTACCGTCTCTGA